The following coding sequences are from one Polyangia bacterium window:
- a CDS encoding sigma 54-interacting transcriptional regulator, whose protein sequence is MATETSDPGARTMRAMEAYTDDPGILHLIVMGPNVFAMHPLPEQGTITIGRDESDDVRVDEANASRHHARLHVGPTLQVEDLGSTNGTLVRGVRLSPGQRVAVQPGEAISIGWATLMVQRRRPSARTRRLPTHAYFEVRLEEECLRAERTGGAFAMVRLHVAPGTAPDLVADVAGAVIGPDDVLALYGPNEYEILLFEPDRARAEAAAQSIVGVLAASRTAASSGLGMYPSDARSAEALIAEACARVLGREAPSAASSGAGAFGPEMRRLYTLATRAAAGNINVLILGETGVGKEVMAETIHQLSPRAGKPLLRLNCAAFSATLLESELFGHERAAFTGAHQAKPGLLETAQGGTVLLDEVGELPLPVQAKLLRVIETRRVLRVGALKPREIDVRFLAATNRVLEDEVDRKAFRQDLYYRLNGISLVIPPLRERREEIESLARSFLEQAAKMLGRPVPILTPPALRALHAYSWPGNIRELRNAMERALLLCEDDHLNLEHLPVDKMRGTVAAPAAPPARPTTMMAAVSTPRAALTKPASASAANTPSPALLDEHDHEERARIVDALARCQGNQTRAARLLGMPRRTFCARLKSYDIPRPRSV, encoded by the coding sequence ATGGCCACGGAAACATCTGATCCCGGCGCGCGCACCATGCGCGCCATGGAGGCGTACACCGACGATCCCGGCATCCTGCACCTCATCGTGATGGGGCCGAACGTCTTCGCCATGCACCCCTTGCCCGAGCAAGGCACCATCACCATCGGGCGCGACGAATCCGACGACGTGCGCGTCGACGAAGCGAACGCCTCGCGCCACCACGCGCGCCTGCACGTGGGGCCGACGCTGCAGGTCGAAGATCTGGGCAGCACCAACGGCACGCTGGTGCGCGGCGTGCGGCTTTCCCCTGGCCAGCGCGTGGCGGTGCAGCCGGGCGAGGCCATCTCGATCGGCTGGGCGACCTTGATGGTGCAGCGCCGTCGCCCCAGCGCCCGCACCCGCCGGCTGCCCACGCACGCCTATTTCGAAGTGCGCCTGGAAGAAGAGTGCTTGCGCGCCGAGCGCACCGGCGGCGCCTTCGCCATGGTCCGCCTGCACGTCGCGCCCGGCACCGCGCCCGACCTGGTCGCCGATGTGGCCGGGGCGGTGATCGGCCCCGACGACGTGCTGGCTCTGTACGGTCCGAACGAGTACGAGATCTTGTTGTTCGAGCCGGACCGCGCGCGCGCCGAGGCCGCCGCGCAAAGCATCGTCGGCGTGCTGGCCGCCAGCCGCACCGCCGCCAGCAGCGGCCTTGGCATGTACCCCAGCGACGCGCGTTCAGCGGAGGCGTTGATCGCGGAGGCGTGCGCGCGCGTGCTGGGCCGCGAGGCGCCCAGCGCCGCATCGTCGGGCGCCGGCGCCTTCGGGCCCGAGATGCGGCGCCTGTACACCCTGGCCACGCGCGCCGCCGCCGGCAACATCAACGTCCTTATCTTGGGCGAGACCGGCGTGGGCAAAGAGGTGATGGCCGAGACCATTCACCAGCTCTCGCCGCGCGCCGGGAAACCGCTGCTGCGTTTGAACTGCGCGGCGTTCTCGGCCACGTTGCTGGAGAGCGAGCTGTTCGGCCACGAACGGGCCGCCTTCACCGGCGCCCACCAGGCCAAACCCGGACTGCTGGAGACCGCGCAGGGCGGAACCGTCTTGCTGGACGAGGTCGGCGAGCTGCCGCTGCCCGTGCAGGCCAAGCTGCTGCGGGTGATCGAGACGCGACGGGTGTTGCGCGTCGGCGCGCTGAAGCCGCGCGAGATCGACGTGCGCTTTCTGGCCGCCACCAACCGCGTGCTGGAGGACGAGGTCGACCGCAAGGCCTTCCGCCAGGATCTGTACTATCGATTGAACGGCATCTCGCTGGTCATCCCGCCGTTGCGCGAACGCCGCGAGGAGATCGAAAGCCTGGCCCGATCCTTCCTGGAACAAGCGGCAAAGATGTTGGGGCGCCCGGTGCCGATTCTGACCCCGCCCGCGTTGCGCGCGCTGCACGCCTATTCGTGGCCCGGCAACATTCGCGAGCTGCGCAACGCCATGGAGCGCGCGCTGCTGCTGTGTGAAGACGACCATCTGAACCTGGAGCATTTGCCCGTCGACAAGATGCGCGGCACCGTCGCCGCGCCGGCCGCGCCGCCCGCTCGACCGACCACGATGATGGCCGCCGTCTCGACGCCGCGGGCAGCACTGACCAAGCCGGCGTCCGCGTCCGCTGCCAACACACCGTCGCCCGCGCTGCTGGACGAACACGATCACGAAGAACGCGCCCGCATCGTCGACGCCCTGGCCCGCTGCCAGGGCAACCAGACCCGGGCCGCCCGTCTGCTGGGTATGCCGCGCCGAACCTTCTGCGCCCGCCTGAAGAGCTACGACATTCCCCGCCCGCGCAGCGTCTGA
- a CDS encoding IS66 family transposase, with protein sequence MERGKLGTTLIVESLADKYLEHQPIERQCLRWSRTGVDIAPQTLGRAVGAALDLLSPAAKMIAEQTRGPGLLATDATGLPVLDRDAPDGIRNGTMWCWTNARWVTFFYSPQGDSDSVRRFLGDDVRRTVQCDGTNITTFLERAGGPTPGCWSHARRGLVEAARGGDKIALQGLRIIARLFAVERQSAVDGDTAAQRLARRSANSRPITDELRRWIDERRAKVPPKTPLGAALGYLDRQWKRLLLFLNDGNIELTNNRVERELRKLVLGRRSWLFTGKISVASGPPISSPSSEPRHQPHHQRLATNRFARLASRSPRPRPSRPPGA encoded by the coding sequence GTGGAGCGCGGCAAGCTGGGTACGACCCTGATCGTGGAATCGCTGGCGGACAAGTACCTTGAGCACCAACCGATTGAACGGCAATGCCTGCGGTGGTCGCGCACCGGAGTGGACATTGCGCCGCAGACGCTGGGACGCGCGGTCGGCGCCGCGTTGGACCTTCTGTCGCCGGCGGCGAAGATGATCGCGGAGCAGACGCGTGGTCCTGGCCTTCTGGCCACCGACGCCACCGGATTGCCGGTGCTGGATCGCGACGCACCGGACGGAATTCGAAACGGAACCATGTGGTGCTGGACGAACGCGCGATGGGTGACGTTCTTCTACTCGCCGCAAGGTGATTCTGACAGCGTGCGACGGTTCCTGGGCGACGATGTTCGCCGGACTGTTCAATGCGACGGCACCAACATCACCACGTTTCTTGAGCGCGCCGGCGGTCCAACGCCCGGATGCTGGAGTCACGCGCGGCGCGGCCTGGTCGAAGCGGCCCGCGGCGGTGACAAGATCGCTTTGCAGGGCCTACGCATCATCGCCCGCCTCTTTGCTGTCGAACGACAGAGTGCCGTCGACGGCGACACCGCCGCCCAGAGGCTGGCGCGCCGATCGGCGAATAGCCGACCGATTACTGACGAGCTTCGTCGATGGATCGATGAGAGACGAGCCAAAGTACCGCCAAAGACGCCGCTCGGCGCCGCGCTCGGCTACCTGGATCGTCAATGGAAACGGCTGCTGCTTTTTCTGAACGACGGCAACATCGAGTTGACTAACAACCGCGTCGAACGAGAGTTGAGAAAACTCGTCCTCGGCCGCCGTTCATGGCTCTTCACTGGGAAGATCTCGGTGGCGAGCGGACCGCCAATATCCTCACCATCGTCGGAACCTCGTCACCAACCTCATCATCAACGGCTGGCGACAAACCGATTTGCGCGCCTTGCTTCCCGATCGCCTCGCCCTCGTCCATCACGACCTCCTGGTGCGTGA
- a CDS encoding HYR domain-containing protein, whose protein sequence is MRLLRLNLILVIGFLALLLAVPHEGRAGLTAQGLTAQGLTAQGLTAQGLTAQGLTAQGLTAQGLTAQGLTAQGLTAQGLTAQGLTAQGLTAQGLTAQGVVVQGTDVVAASLKGTTIGSVDIRGTDIASPIVPYELTDGANISSGPGDYISVAGRSAVGHYAVAHLLDPSNNPAEDIDLYIASERPDPSPNLFHRAEEQQNDVTLYTVYYFHKWSGQWYSLCPFNPLTNDASAIAIPEDPFVNPNKFVFACTATGVASKCTRNWGYRPWQNTTAWVFGGTDWAEQTFGLKDYYNVCKIAARAGYCQDGKSFTKAGTLVDLFDTRQIIWPNAIENPFDRANPDSLWMMAQEYFVSFDPATGAPTMQASALQRTRYRELSPVGDCADLADIDRLEHDHFEDGRWANPLTGTPRIQVFSPNYCTHHEDAVGEGLPWDCSPCTKAVCRTNPECCSNSPGAAGWTAACVSKRALVCQDVVDGVTTCDDTPASTRPCWPVGHVWPDDEPVNAARSTKFLQGAGGVVERIDGVSTGASAATVLGWACDPEWSGAAVSVDLYSGAPLGQAGSVPLGRVYADQALAAPLALEVSAACDGTNLTSARHGFSFLLPTGLTGNVFAYAIDAATADGPAAPPSLLRNGIVRVPTCAHSEHMNGDALAPACSACAANVCGKGGLGDCCTVGWTDACTAAAESCSATDASAATDGYAFAAATTGWIEAPASGTFTFQSATQPSRLFINGVKVFDWFTAPGTTQGTIELVQGGKYALRWDRFQSAPDPSLSTAGLTWQLPGAGAQTAIPASLLYKVAPGIGSGLFGQYTTTMGFPFTTTSVDPDIDFSSKTPVPESVVAPFTVTWQGDVVAAVDDTFTFDVIGDGGPDLKIDGTSVLLPDPPANNDPPACSHDICDIGEKLAASSLAEPACNPCVDAICNPASPTADPYCCNGGYLSYYSSEPEWDAKCVAEVASICHVDCKRPPPNPIGTQHQTAGIPLQAGVRHHITLTFSSVASVNAKLQLQWSSPSQNKQVIPAGQLFPSGPPANRGAGLNVVTFATKQQGGTTVADLNTLLASSSVPDLSTSPPVGANGLPQINVLAATDDPIAGAPPRPAVVVPAYNGHAVGVGGSLAVTVSGIGGVRGGSVTVTVDASLASTEIPIDASGNFSGAIAVGSTGRHTLHFIQRTFTGGGCVAPALCAQSKPLDWAFTADSADPATAPAPTIISPRDPTASLDPTITNFLVVGHGVPNVPLDIADLGGPGHTMTPNQLPVGGDGNFSGVVTLSPGTPKDANPGWHKLAFSQGGGPATNVFVSVGIKPPTVEFPRTEAEIDCTKPDQPIVEAKGTFPYDPTVFGKLFFTEETGTSTIRPVAVRALTVGPPVTNPDGTVSFPFNAHALGLGSGKHLVNFFQLPTPPAGSTPAQILAHVRDFAAIAATTPRSRITITVPPFRIPPSFPDPTVILKTPNGVVLGPPAPVPGQVNPCGPGTTAPDPQCVFPFADVNIKIGPRLFTVRADANGAWQFRPTFPLGFSELTLTQVVDSPAGGGWSESCPSGSNDVGVGSLGASPSPIVPAPITVPAIGPAGTPVTYNVGVFANGLTAVQVICTPVSGSTFPVGTTNVDCAAIDDVTKAVGLGFFSVTVVDEPPVVNVPPGGINAEATDNLGAFVSYDVTASDAVSGPLPVQCAPAAPPGSPALFLLDQDNTVSCQATDGAMQTTTATFVVRVRDTTPPVLCDLADKRVDANQPGGALVSFATCATDVVDGADPVTCNHPSGSFFPLGKTTVTCFAVDKHGNRSPSDQFIVTVGDTTPPVLMLPGTITATVTKRTGAKVTYTVTATDDGDPHPKVVCAPPSGSTFPIGTTVVTCTATDASGNQSHGSFKVHVVVAWSGLLFPIVDDSSRFIRGLPVLVRFRLTGPSATVDNLPARLFIAPLDAQGHVGVERAAFGLPPGVGNQFQQLPLLGEYDLLIDTLSMQTGRWQLRVDLGDGEVHTTRITLVF, encoded by the coding sequence ATGCGACTTCTGCGACTGAATCTTATTTTGGTGATCGGTTTTCTGGCCCTGCTGCTGGCGGTGCCACACGAGGGACGCGCCGGTCTGACGGCGCAGGGGTTGACGGCCCAGGGGCTGACCGCGCAGGGGTTGACTGCTCAGGGTTTGACTGCCCAAGGTCTCACCGCGCAGGGGCTGACCGCCCAGGGACTGACCGCCCAAGGGTTGACCGCGCAAGGTCTCACGGCACAAGGGCTGACCGCGCAAGGACTGACCGCCCAGGGATTGACCGCGCAGGGGCTGACCGCCCAGGGCGTGGTCGTGCAAGGCACCGACGTCGTCGCCGCGTCGCTGAAGGGCACCACCATCGGCTCGGTCGATATTCGCGGCACCGACATCGCCAGCCCGATCGTTCCTTATGAATTGACGGATGGGGCGAACATCAGCTCGGGGCCGGGCGACTACATCTCCGTCGCCGGCAGGTCGGCGGTCGGTCACTACGCGGTGGCGCACCTGCTGGATCCGTCAAACAATCCGGCCGAGGACATCGACCTTTACATCGCCAGCGAACGCCCCGATCCCAGCCCCAACCTGTTTCACCGCGCCGAGGAACAACAGAACGACGTCACGCTTTACACCGTCTATTACTTTCACAAGTGGAGCGGGCAATGGTATTCGCTGTGTCCGTTCAACCCGCTGACCAACGACGCCTCGGCCATCGCCATTCCCGAGGATCCGTTCGTCAACCCGAACAAGTTCGTCTTCGCCTGCACCGCCACCGGCGTGGCGTCGAAGTGCACACGCAACTGGGGCTATCGCCCGTGGCAAAACACCACCGCCTGGGTCTTCGGCGGCACCGACTGGGCCGAGCAGACCTTCGGCCTCAAGGACTATTACAACGTCTGCAAGATCGCCGCGCGCGCCGGTTACTGCCAGGACGGCAAGAGCTTCACCAAGGCCGGCACGCTGGTCGATCTCTTCGACACGCGCCAGATCATCTGGCCGAACGCCATCGAAAATCCGTTCGACAGGGCCAACCCCGATTCGCTGTGGATGATGGCGCAGGAATATTTCGTCTCATTCGATCCGGCCACCGGGGCGCCGACCATGCAAGCGTCTGCGTTGCAGCGCACGCGTTACCGCGAGCTGTCGCCGGTCGGCGACTGCGCCGATCTGGCCGACATCGATCGCCTGGAGCACGACCATTTTGAAGACGGCCGCTGGGCCAACCCGCTGACCGGCACGCCGCGCATTCAAGTTTTCTCGCCGAACTACTGCACGCACCATGAAGACGCCGTCGGTGAAGGGCTGCCCTGGGATTGCAGCCCGTGCACCAAAGCGGTTTGCCGCACCAACCCCGAGTGCTGCTCCAACAGCCCGGGCGCCGCGGGTTGGACGGCGGCCTGCGTGTCCAAGCGCGCCCTCGTCTGCCAGGACGTCGTCGACGGCGTCACCACCTGCGACGACACGCCCGCGTCCACCCGGCCGTGCTGGCCCGTGGGCCACGTGTGGCCCGACGACGAGCCAGTGAACGCCGCCCGCTCGACGAAGTTCTTGCAGGGCGCGGGCGGCGTCGTCGAGCGCATCGACGGCGTCAGCACCGGCGCGTCCGCGGCGACGGTGCTGGGCTGGGCGTGCGATCCGGAGTGGTCGGGCGCCGCCGTGTCGGTCGATCTGTACAGCGGCGCACCGCTCGGGCAGGCGGGCAGCGTTCCGCTCGGACGCGTCTACGCCGATCAGGCTCTGGCCGCGCCACTGGCCTTGGAAGTGAGCGCCGCCTGCGACGGCACCAACCTGACCAGCGCGCGCCACGGGTTTTCCTTCCTGCTGCCGACGGGATTGACCGGCAACGTGTTCGCCTACGCGATCGACGCCGCCACCGCTGACGGACCGGCCGCGCCGCCGTCGCTGCTGCGCAACGGGATCGTGCGCGTGCCGACCTGCGCGCACAGCGAACACATGAACGGCGACGCGCTCGCTCCCGCGTGCAGCGCGTGCGCGGCGAACGTCTGTGGCAAGGGCGGCCTGGGCGACTGCTGCACCGTCGGCTGGACCGACGCCTGCACCGCCGCCGCCGAGAGTTGCAGCGCCACCGACGCCTCCGCCGCCACCGACGGCTACGCGTTCGCCGCCGCCACCACCGGCTGGATCGAAGCGCCCGCCAGCGGCACGTTCACCTTTCAATCGGCCACCCAGCCGAGCCGCCTGTTCATCAACGGCGTGAAGGTCTTCGACTGGTTCACCGCGCCCGGCACCACGCAGGGAACGATCGAGCTGGTTCAGGGCGGCAAGTACGCCTTGCGCTGGGATCGCTTTCAAAGCGCGCCCGATCCGTCGCTGTCCACCGCCGGCCTGACCTGGCAGTTGCCAGGCGCCGGCGCCCAGACGGCGATCCCGGCGTCGCTGCTTTACAAGGTGGCGCCCGGCATCGGCAGCGGCCTCTTCGGCCAGTACACCACGACGATGGGCTTTCCCTTCACGACCACCAGCGTCGATCCCGACATCGATTTCTCGTCGAAGACGCCGGTGCCGGAGAGCGTGGTGGCGCCGTTCACCGTCACCTGGCAAGGCGACGTGGTGGCGGCGGTCGACGACACGTTCACGTTCGACGTGATCGGCGATGGCGGCCCGGATCTGAAAATCGACGGCACGTCGGTGCTGTTGCCGGATCCGCCGGCCAACAACGATCCGCCGGCTTGCTCGCACGACATCTGCGACATCGGCGAGAAGCTGGCGGCCAGCTCGCTGGCCGAGCCGGCCTGCAATCCCTGCGTGGACGCCATCTGCAACCCGGCCAGCCCGACCGCCGATCCGTACTGCTGCAACGGCGGCTATCTGTCTTATTACTCGAGCGAGCCCGAGTGGGACGCCAAGTGCGTGGCCGAGGTGGCCAGCATCTGCCACGTCGACTGCAAGCGCCCGCCACCGAATCCCATCGGCACCCAACACCAGACCGCCGGCATCCCGCTGCAGGCGGGCGTGCGCCACCACATCACCCTGACGTTCTCCTCGGTGGCGTCGGTGAACGCCAAGCTGCAGTTGCAGTGGTCAAGCCCTTCGCAAAACAAGCAGGTCATCCCCGCCGGCCAGCTTTTCCCCAGCGGCCCGCCGGCCAATCGCGGCGCCGGCCTGAACGTGGTCACCTTCGCCACCAAGCAGCAAGGCGGCACCACCGTCGCCGATCTGAACACGCTGCTGGCGTCATCGTCGGTGCCGGATCTGTCGACCAGCCCACCGGTGGGAGCGAACGGCCTGCCGCAGATCAACGTCCTGGCCGCGACCGATGATCCCATCGCTGGTGCGCCGCCGCGTCCAGCGGTGGTGGTGCCGGCGTATAACGGCCACGCCGTCGGCGTCGGCGGATCGTTAGCCGTCACCGTCAGCGGTATCGGCGGCGTGCGCGGCGGCTCGGTCACGGTCACCGTCGACGCCAGTCTGGCCAGCACCGAAATTCCCATCGACGCCAGCGGAAATTTCTCCGGCGCGATCGCGGTGGGATCAACCGGTCGGCACACGTTGCACTTTATCCAGCGGACGTTCACCGGCGGCGGCTGCGTGGCGCCCGCGCTGTGCGCACAGAGCAAGCCGCTCGACTGGGCGTTCACCGCCGATAGCGCCGATCCGGCCACGGCGCCGGCGCCGACCATCATTTCGCCGCGCGATCCGACGGCAAGCCTGGATCCCACCATCACGAATTTCCTGGTGGTCGGCCACGGCGTGCCGAACGTTCCGCTGGACATCGCCGACCTGGGCGGTCCGGGACACACCATGACGCCCAATCAACTGCCGGTGGGCGGCGACGGAAACTTCTCCGGCGTCGTCACGCTGAGCCCGGGCACGCCGAAAGACGCCAACCCTGGCTGGCACAAGCTGGCCTTCTCGCAGGGTGGCGGGCCGGCCACCAATGTCTTCGTCAGCGTCGGCATCAAGCCGCCCACCGTCGAGTTTCCGCGCACCGAGGCGGAGATCGACTGCACCAAACCCGATCAGCCGATCGTCGAAGCGAAGGGCACCTTCCCGTATGACCCGACCGTCTTCGGCAAGCTGTTCTTCACCGAGGAGACCGGCACCAGCACCATCCGCCCGGTGGCGGTGCGCGCGCTGACCGTCGGTCCGCCCGTCACCAACCCCGACGGAACGGTATCGTTTCCCTTCAACGCCCACGCGCTGGGGTTGGGGTCGGGCAAGCACCTGGTGAACTTCTTCCAGCTTCCCACGCCGCCAGCGGGTTCCACGCCGGCGCAGATCCTGGCCCACGTGCGCGACTTCGCCGCCATCGCCGCCACCACGCCGAGAAGCCGCATCACCATCACCGTGCCGCCCTTCCGTATCCCGCCGTCCTTCCCTGATCCGACGGTGATCTTGAAAACGCCGAACGGAGTCGTCCTGGGCCCGCCGGCGCCGGTGCCCGGCCAGGTGAATCCGTGCGGCCCCGGGACGACGGCGCCGGATCCGCAGTGCGTGTTCCCGTTCGCCGACGTCAACATCAAGATCGGCCCGCGTCTTTTCACCGTGCGCGCCGATGCCAACGGCGCCTGGCAATTCCGGCCGACCTTCCCGCTTGGTTTTTCGGAGCTGACGCTGACCCAGGTGGTTGATTCACCCGCCGGCGGCGGCTGGAGCGAGAGCTGCCCGTCGGGAAGCAACGACGTCGGCGTGGGCAGTCTGGGCGCAAGCCCCTCGCCGATCGTTCCCGCGCCGATCACCGTGCCGGCCATCGGGCCCGCTGGCACGCCGGTGACATACAACGTCGGCGTCTTCGCCAACGGCTTGACCGCGGTGCAGGTCATCTGTACGCCAGTCTCGGGATCGACGTTCCCCGTCGGAACCACCAACGTCGACTGCGCGGCCATCGACGACGTCACCAAAGCCGTCGGCCTCGGCTTCTTCTCCGTCACCGTCGTCGACGAGCCCCCGGTGGTGAACGTCCCGCCGGGCGGCATCAACGCCGAGGCCACCGATAACCTGGGCGCCTTCGTCAGCTATGACGTCACCGCCAGCGACGCGGTCAGCGGCCCGTTGCCCGTGCAGTGCGCGCCCGCCGCCCCACCGGGATCGCCGGCGCTGTTCCTGCTGGATCAGGATAACACTGTCTCCTGCCAGGCCACCGACGGCGCCATGCAGACGACGACCGCCACGTTCGTGGTGCGCGTGCGCGACACCACGCCACCGGTGCTGTGCGATCTGGCGGACAAGCGCGTCGACGCCAATCAACCGGGCGGCGCCCTCGTCAGCTTCGCCACCTGCGCCACCGACGTGGTCGACGGCGCCGATCCGGTGACTTGCAATCACCCGTCGGGATCGTTCTTCCCCCTGGGCAAGACAACCGTCACCTGTTTCGCCGTCGACAAGCACGGCAACCGATCGCCGTCCGATCAATTCATCGTCACCGTCGGCGACACCACACCGCCGGTGCTGATGCTGCCCGGGACCATCACCGCCACCGTCACCAAGCGCACCGGCGCCAAGGTGACGTACACGGTGACCGCCACCGACGACGGCGATCCGCACCCCAAGGTGGTCTGCGCGCCGCCGTCGGGATCGACTTTCCCCATCGGCACCACCGTGGTCACCTGCACCGCGACCGACGCCAGCGGCAACCAATCGCACGGCAGCTTCAAGGTTCACGTCGTGGTGGCCTGGTCGGGGTTGCTGTTCCCGATCGTCGACGACAGCTCGCGCTTCATTCGCGGGCTGCCGGTGCTGGTGCGCTTCCGGCTGACCGGACCGAGCGCCACCGTCGACAACCTGCCGGCGCGATTGTTCATCGCCCCGCTGGACGCGCAAGGCCACGTGGGCGTCGAGCGGGCGGCCTTCGGGTTGCCGCCGGGCGTGGGCAATCAGTTTCAGCAGCTGCCGCTGTTGGGCGAGTATGATCTGCTGATAGACACGCTGTCGATGCAGACCGGACGATGGCAGCTGCGCGTCGATCTGGGGGACGGCGAAGTGCACACCACGCGCATCACGTTGGTGTTCTGA